A window of the Gossypium hirsutum isolate 1008001.06 chromosome A03, Gossypium_hirsutum_v2.1, whole genome shotgun sequence genome harbors these coding sequences:
- the LOC107886770 gene encoding E3 ubiquitin-protein ligase RMA1H1, whose product MDIEQYFEDTEAYDPSSTEGKRSLDKWENSPGPFTGSDDDPSAGFDCNICLDSVQDPVVTLCGHLYCWPCIYKWLHCQTISTDNLDQKQQQCPVCKAELSNTTLIPLYGRGQTTKASTDNTPEFGIVIPQRPLAPTCGVGSIRSPNSSDNLRFQQPVHHLGYSYEPQIYYAQQGSYPDSSMLSPGGTMINVLDPVTRMFSEMVYTRAFGNSITDLHTYPNSYNLGGTTSRRIRRQLMQADKSLSRISFFLCCCIFFCLLLF is encoded by the coding sequence ATGGACATTGAACAGTACTTTGAAGATACTGAAGCTTATGACCCTTCAAGTACAGAAGGGAAAAGATCCTTGGACAAGTGGGAGAATTCACCAGGTCCGTTCACAGGTTCCGATGATGATCCCTCTGCTGGTTTTGACTGCAATATCTGCCTAGACTCGGTGCAGGATCCGGTGGTTACTCTATGCGGTCACCTCTATTGTTGGCCATGCATTTACAAATGGCTTCATTGTCAGACCATCTCCACTGATAACCTAGACCAGAAACAGCAGCAATGCCCTGTGTGCAAAGCTGAACTTTCAAATACCACACTGATTCCTCTTTATGGCAGGGGCCAAACAACTAAGGCATCAACAGACAACACTCCCGAATTCGGTATAGTCATACCACAGAGACCTCTTGCTCCTACTTGCGGTGTTGGCTCAATAAGGTCGCCTAATAGTTCTGATAATCTACGGTTTCAGCAGCCGGTACATCACCTTGGTTATTCATATGAACCACAAATCTACTATGCTCAACAGGGCAGTTATCCTGATTCATCGATGCTTAGTCCAGGTGGCACGATGATAAATGTACTAGATCCGGTGACCCGAATGTTCAGTGAGATGGTATACACAAGGGCATTTGGGAACTCGATAACAGATTTACATACATATCCGAATTCATACAATCTCGGGGGGACTACTAGTCGTAGGATCAGAAGGCAATTAATGCAAGCCGATAAGTCGCTAAGCAGAATAAGTTTTTTCCTCTGCTGCTGCATTTTCTTCTGTCTTCTTTTATTCTGA